Proteins from a genomic interval of Xylocopa sonorina isolate GNS202 chromosome 4, iyXylSono1_principal, whole genome shotgun sequence:
- the LOC143422861 gene encoding serine hydrolase-like protein produces the protein MDQMHEFLEVKFPVPWGHIAAKIYGPQKERKVLMVHGVLDNAGTYDRLIKYLPQDYQYVCIDLPGHGFSSQFPPGLPLNFFDYVHVILLVLDALKWKTCIYIGHSLGAQLGTYFSILYPGRLEKIVAFDGFLPVVVQDIIYHIRTMYNLKLYTKESSRLYTEDEVLHALQFRRKEVLKLDAAKALFKRSVTKVNDLYKYNRDVRLKFLVRPVFKMEQQKEIFAKYSTKTLVFKPNRLDDYHLRLPDISDTNIITVVRVNGNHDIHNNYPERVAPHVCQFLNNNLQSKL, from the coding sequence ATGGACCAAATGCACGAGTTTCTGGAAGTAAAGTTCCCTGTACCATGGGGCCATATTGCAGCAAAAATCTATGGACCTCAGAAGGAAAGAAAGGTTCTAATGGTACATGGAGTTTTGGATAATGCTGGGACATACGATAGATTAATAAAATACCTTCCACAAGACTACCAGTATGTATGTATAGATTTGCCGGGTCATGGATTTTCATCACAATTTCCACCAGGACTACCATTAAATTTTTTTGATTATGTGCATGTAATATTACTTGTTTTGGATGCATTGAAGTGGaaaacatgtatatatataggacACAGTCTAGGAGCTCAATTAGGAACGTATTTCAGTATTTTATATCCTGGAAGACTTGAAAAGATAGTTGCATTCGATGGTTTTCTACCTGTTGTGGTTCAAGATATTATTTATCATATTCGAACAATGtataatttaaaattatataccaAGGAGTCTTCACGACTTTACACAGAAGACGAAGTTTTACATGCCTTGcaatttagaagaaaagaagtaTTGAAGTTGGATGCTGCGAAAGCTTTGTTTAAGCGCTCTGTCACAAAGGTTAACGATTTGTATAAATACAATCGTGATGTTAGATTGAAGTTTCTTGTAAGACCAGTCTTTAAGATGGAGCAACAGAAGGAGATTTTTGCTAAGTACTCAACTAAAACTTTAGTGTTCAAACCAAATAGGTTAGATGATTATCATTTAAGACTACCTGATATTAGTGATACAAATATAATTACTGTAGTTAGAGTAAATGGAAACCACGATATACATAATAATTATCCTGAACGGGTAGCACCTCATGTATGTCAATTTTTAAATAACAATTTGCAGAGTAAATTGTAA
- the LOC143422860 gene encoding protein arginine N-methyltransferase 9 isoform X2 → MAVDRWHFPMLNDKHRNNAFAYAIRNRISQGYDTVLDVGTGTGLLSLYAQNAGAKKIYACECSPAMLNIAEKVFETNNAKNIVLLPKFSSDLIIPTDIPERVKLVVTETFDAGLFGEHVIPSMMSVHSNVLDVNGMVIPMGATLYIAAVECEYIRYKSSVIFDKVKHSCPLNFDNLSVLLDEEYYDTENLKNVKVSYIVEPTALFTINFNNLSNLQQFNTDGIKNIINVKCKQTGTIDGLITWFKLHLDEEITIDTSEKKSCWQVAVFPTVPKLWNKNDAIIIKGEMLKGKLKCSYTSSNIQRNNYNNHSLLYRLPKEVVTFLNDFEYIKLVSEVSESLINKEIYSILDTSPIPIYGLILLKRNRHSKILYYKNESMALQRFIEQIAEQNGLTDKLHIVSKYNHIKDSLDTIFIHDFDIKGELKDYNEEHNHEFFRCLLKPNGILLPEQIFVVGQLVFSQDLPNMVYVEDENLRDMSIFASNTSNFKNRPSNTFNSITSYGIAQHINKFKINQIFDLNSTLYYYEPLSDVHVLIEMRENEVAERVINFGKISATNNKLLPNALVCWYKVRLTLHHNYDTKRNGSFMNHTAILLEDELKNSILQGNEVCIKVQQVDGVISVKVK, encoded by the exons ATGGCTGTAGATAGGTGGCACTTTCCAATGTTAAACGACAAGCATAGGAATAACGCATTTGCCTATGCAATTCGCAACAGAATTTCACAAGGATACGATACTGTATTAGATGTAGGAACTGGCACAGGGTTATTGAGCTTATACGCACAAAATGCAGGTGCTAAGAAAATTTACGCGTGTGAATGTTCACCAGCAATGTTGAACATTGCTGAGAAAGTATTTGAAACTAATAATGCCAAGAACATAGTATTGTTACCCAAGTTTTCTTCAGACCTTATAATTCCTACTGATATTCCAGAAAG AGTTAAATTAGTGGTTACAGAAACTTTTGATGCTGGTTTATTCGGAGAACATGTAATACCTTCTATGATGAGTGTACATTCAAACGTTTTGGATGTAAATGGTATGGTAATACCTATGGGAGCTACACTTTATATCGCCGCTGTTGAATGCGAATACATACGATACAAATCATCTGTGATATTCGATAAAGTGAAACATTCTTGCCCTTTAAATTTTGATAATCTCTCTGTATTACTGGATGAGGAATACTATGATACAGAAAATTTGAAAAACGTGAAAGTTAGTTATATAGTAGAACCTACAGCTCTTTTCactattaattttaataatttatcAAATTTACAACAATTTAATACAGATGggataaaaaatataataaatgtaaaatgtAAACAAACCGGAACTATCGATGGTTTAATAACTTGGTTCAAGTTGCATCTTGATGAGGAAATAACGATAGACACCTCAGAGAAGAAATCGTGTTGGCAGGTCGCTGTTTTCCCAACAGTACCAAAATTATGGAATAAGAATGATGCAATAATAATCAAGGGAGAAATGTTGAAAGGAAAACTTAAATGTTCATATACATCAAGTAATATTCAGCGTAACAATTACAATAATCATTCTCTTTTATATCGTTTACCAAAAGAGGTTGTGACATTTTTGAATGATTTTGAATATATAAAATTAGTTAGTGAAGTTAGTGAATCATTAATTAATAAAGAAATATATAGTATTTTGGATACTTCTCCGATTCCTATTTAtggattaatattattaaagagAAATAGACATAgtaaaattttatattataaaaatgAAAGCATggcacttcaacgtttcatcgAACAAATAGCTGAACAAAATGGCTTAACGGATAAGCTACATATAGTATCCAAGTACAATCATATTAAAGATTCCTTAGATACTATATTTATCCATGATTTTGACATTAAGGGTGAATTGAAAGATTATAATGAGGAACATAATCATGAATTTTTTCG atgtttacttaaGCCAAATGGCATTTTATTGCCTGAACAAATATTTGTCGTAGGTCAACTTGTATTTTCGCAAGATTTGCCGAATATGGTTTACGTGGAAGATGAAAATTTGCGAGATATGTCAATATTTGCATCTAACACATCAAATTTTAAAAAT AGACCTAGTAATACTTTTAATAGTATAACTTCTTATGGTATTGCGCAGCACATTAATAAGTTTAAG ATAAATCAAATTTTTGATTTAAATTCAACTCTGTATTATTATGAACCTTTATCCGATGTACATGTATTAATAGAAATGAGAGAGAACGAAGTTGCCGAGCGTGTAATAAATTTCGGAAAAATAAGCGCAACTAATAACAAACTATTACCAAATGCTCTTGTATGTTGGTACAAAGTTCGATTAACGTTACATCATAATTATGATACAAAAAGAAATGGCTCGTTTATGAATCACACAGCTATATTGCTAGAAGATGAGttaaaaaattcaattttacAAGGTAACGAAGTATGTATAAAAGTTCAACAAGTTGATGGTGTGATTAGTGTAAAAGTCAAGTGA
- the LOC143422860 gene encoding protein arginine N-methyltransferase 9 isoform X1, producing the protein MQERLCFLMINTSQSHISLNMQEEVNDIIEKSLQKAYDHDRTGNVGKAYAYYTVVAELCPPKRAEIEEPFVDVLCQWGIQLECENRFADVALCYKHSLDIFPNNSRMLNNFAAHLLRNNDPIAAIKYLKRALRANPNFLPAERNLQNAFSMAVDRWHFPMLNDKHRNNAFAYAIRNRISQGYDTVLDVGTGTGLLSLYAQNAGAKKIYACECSPAMLNIAEKVFETNNAKNIVLLPKFSSDLIIPTDIPERVKLVVTETFDAGLFGEHVIPSMMSVHSNVLDVNGMVIPMGATLYIAAVECEYIRYKSSVIFDKVKHSCPLNFDNLSVLLDEEYYDTENLKNVKVSYIVEPTALFTINFNNLSNLQQFNTDGIKNIINVKCKQTGTIDGLITWFKLHLDEEITIDTSEKKSCWQVAVFPTVPKLWNKNDAIIIKGEMLKGKLKCSYTSSNIQRNNYNNHSLLYRLPKEVVTFLNDFEYIKLVSEVSESLINKEIYSILDTSPIPIYGLILLKRNRHSKILYYKNESMALQRFIEQIAEQNGLTDKLHIVSKYNHIKDSLDTIFIHDFDIKGELKDYNEEHNHEFFRCLLKPNGILLPEQIFVVGQLVFSQDLPNMVYVEDENLRDMSIFASNTSNFKNRPSNTFNSITSYGIAQHINKFKINQIFDLNSTLYYYEPLSDVHVLIEMRENEVAERVINFGKISATNNKLLPNALVCWYKVRLTLHHNYDTKRNGSFMNHTAILLEDELKNSILQGNEVCIKVQQVDGVISVKVK; encoded by the exons ATGCAGGAAAGGTTATGTTTCCTCATGATAAATACGAGTCAATCTCATATATCGTTGAATATGCAGGAAGAAGTAAATGACATCATTGAAAAGTCATTGCAAAAAGCTTACGACCATGACAGAACTGGAAATGTAGGAAAAGCATATGCGTATTATACAGTTGTAGCAGAATTATGTCCCCCGAAAAGAGCAGAAATCGAAGAACCATTTGTTGATGTTCTTT GTCAATGGGGTATCCAGTTAGAGTGCGAAAATAGATTCGCAGATGTTGCACTTTGTTACAAACATTCGTTGGATATTTTCCCAAACAATTCTCGTATGTTGAATAATTTTGCGGCTCATCTGTTAAG GAATAATGATCCGATAGCTGCGATCAAATATTTAAAGAGAGCGTTGCGAGCCAATCCTAATTTTTTACCAGCAGAAAGGAACTTGCAAAATGCATTTAGTATGGCTGTAGATAGGTGGCACTTTCCAATGTTAAACGACAAGCATAGGAATAACGCATTTGCCTATGCAATTCGCAACAGAATTTCACAAGGATACGATACTGTATTAGATGTAGGAACTGGCACAGGGTTATTGAGCTTATACGCACAAAATGCAGGTGCTAAGAAAATTTACGCGTGTGAATGTTCACCAGCAATGTTGAACATTGCTGAGAAAGTATTTGAAACTAATAATGCCAAGAACATAGTATTGTTACCCAAGTTTTCTTCAGACCTTATAATTCCTACTGATATTCCAGAAAG AGTTAAATTAGTGGTTACAGAAACTTTTGATGCTGGTTTATTCGGAGAACATGTAATACCTTCTATGATGAGTGTACATTCAAACGTTTTGGATGTAAATGGTATGGTAATACCTATGGGAGCTACACTTTATATCGCCGCTGTTGAATGCGAATACATACGATACAAATCATCTGTGATATTCGATAAAGTGAAACATTCTTGCCCTTTAAATTTTGATAATCTCTCTGTATTACTGGATGAGGAATACTATGATACAGAAAATTTGAAAAACGTGAAAGTTAGTTATATAGTAGAACCTACAGCTCTTTTCactattaattttaataatttatcAAATTTACAACAATTTAATACAGATGggataaaaaatataataaatgtaaaatgtAAACAAACCGGAACTATCGATGGTTTAATAACTTGGTTCAAGTTGCATCTTGATGAGGAAATAACGATAGACACCTCAGAGAAGAAATCGTGTTGGCAGGTCGCTGTTTTCCCAACAGTACCAAAATTATGGAATAAGAATGATGCAATAATAATCAAGGGAGAAATGTTGAAAGGAAAACTTAAATGTTCATATACATCAAGTAATATTCAGCGTAACAATTACAATAATCATTCTCTTTTATATCGTTTACCAAAAGAGGTTGTGACATTTTTGAATGATTTTGAATATATAAAATTAGTTAGTGAAGTTAGTGAATCATTAATTAATAAAGAAATATATAGTATTTTGGATACTTCTCCGATTCCTATTTAtggattaatattattaaagagAAATAGACATAgtaaaattttatattataaaaatgAAAGCATggcacttcaacgtttcatcgAACAAATAGCTGAACAAAATGGCTTAACGGATAAGCTACATATAGTATCCAAGTACAATCATATTAAAGATTCCTTAGATACTATATTTATCCATGATTTTGACATTAAGGGTGAATTGAAAGATTATAATGAGGAACATAATCATGAATTTTTTCG atgtttacttaaGCCAAATGGCATTTTATTGCCTGAACAAATATTTGTCGTAGGTCAACTTGTATTTTCGCAAGATTTGCCGAATATGGTTTACGTGGAAGATGAAAATTTGCGAGATATGTCAATATTTGCATCTAACACATCAAATTTTAAAAAT AGACCTAGTAATACTTTTAATAGTATAACTTCTTATGGTATTGCGCAGCACATTAATAAGTTTAAG ATAAATCAAATTTTTGATTTAAATTCAACTCTGTATTATTATGAACCTTTATCCGATGTACATGTATTAATAGAAATGAGAGAGAACGAAGTTGCCGAGCGTGTAATAAATTTCGGAAAAATAAGCGCAACTAATAACAAACTATTACCAAATGCTCTTGTATGTTGGTACAAAGTTCGATTAACGTTACATCATAATTATGATACAAAAAGAAATGGCTCGTTTATGAATCACACAGCTATATTGCTAGAAGATGAGttaaaaaattcaattttacAAGGTAACGAAGTATGTATAAAAGTTCAACAAGTTGATGGTGTGATTAGTGTAAAAGTCAAGTGA